A region of Procambarus clarkii isolate CNS0578487 chromosome 48, FALCON_Pclarkii_2.0, whole genome shotgun sequence DNA encodes the following proteins:
- the LOC138351142 gene encoding uncharacterized protein, translated as MSAHSPDSGDLSCPPHSTRPVTSLPATLPATLPATLPTPQPATLPTPQPATLPTPQPSPLPTPRPATLPTPRPATLPTPQPSPQPSPQPSPLPSPRPSPRPTPRPATLPTPQPSPQPSPQPSPLPAPRPAPRPTPRPATLPTPQPSPLPTPRPATLPTPQPSPRPATLPTRHAAHPPRCPPAALPAALPARHIHNNSPWQRDLQRSSD; from the exons Atgtctgcacactctccag ATTCAGGAGACCTCTCCTGCCCTCCTCACAGCACAAGACCAGTTACCTCGCTGCCCGCCACGCTGCCCGCCACGCTGCCCGCCACGCTGCCCACCCCGCAGCCCGCCACGCTGCCCACCCCGCAGCCCGCCACGCTGCCCACCCCGCAGCCCTCCCCGCTGCCCACCCCGCGGCCCGCCACGCTGCCCACCCCGCGGCCCGCCACGCTGCCCACCCCGCAGCCCTCCCCGCAGCCCTCCCCGCAGCCCTCCCCGCTGCCCTCCCCGCGGCCCTCCCCGCGGCCCACCCCGCGGCCCGCCACGCTGCCCACCCCGCAGCCCTCCCCGCAGCCCTCCCCGCAGCCCTCCCCGCTGCCCGCCCCGCGGCCCGCCCCGCGGCCCACCCCGCGGCCCGCCACGCTGCCCACTCCGCAGCCCTCCCCGCTGCCCACCCCGCGGCCCGCCACGCTGCCCACCCCGCAGCCCTCCCCGCGGCCCGCCACGCTGCCCACCCGCCACGCTGCCCACCCGCCGCGCTGCCCACCCGCCGCGCTGCCCGCCGCGCTGCCcgccagacatatacataacaataGTCCCTGGCAACGTGACCTTCAGAGATCATCAGATTAG